One Coffea eugenioides isolate CCC68of chromosome 2, Ceug_1.0, whole genome shotgun sequence genomic window, ACCACACCTATGGCTTCCACAAGCTAATGTCTTTCTACAAACGCCTTTACAAGAAAAATCCTTAAACCCGCAACGTCTCACGTCCTCTTTAGCCCCACAATAACACTTGGTTTTAACCAATTTCGGGCACGAGGGGCAGGGCCCTGGGTGACACAACAACAAGCATTCGTGCCCACAATTGTATGTCAACGGCCTACCACAGATTTCTCCACAAGAATGAGGTAAAATCCAGGGATCATGAGGTGGGTTTTCGAGTTTTccacaaaaataatagtaatacTTGGGGGTCTGCGATTTGGGATACTCGATCCGGCATTTGGGGCAATGCCAGCGGAGGGTGTCATCGTTAAGAGTGGCGGCGCGTGAGGCAGCCCGTGCAGCTGCAAGATTTGAGGATTGGTGGGCCCAGGATTGGATACAGAGGAGGTGGAAGACTGCGAAGCAGCGGGAGGAGCAGGACCAGGTGGGATCGGTGGGTTTGATCCGTTCAAGGCATATGAGGCATGAGAGAGCCCCAGAGCGAGAGGAAGTAAGGAACGATTGGATCTTTATCAGGTCTTGATGTTGAGGGGAGGATTGGTGACCGGTGAGTTCGAGGTAGGATTTAAAGATGGTGGAGGAGAGGTCAGTGTGTTGGTGCTGGCGGGAACTGGTGCCGGAGTCGGAATCTGAGTCGGAGAACGGTGGAGAAAGTGGCGGTAGGAGGGTAGTGTTGGAGGTCGCCATTACGGGCCTTCCTGCGGAAATGAGGGTTTGGGATTGAGACAATATATGGCTTCACCTATTCCAATAATCTTTCGGACATTTTTGCCCCTTTACTATATTCCTCCACTCCATATTGACCCTGTTACCGGATGAGAAACCgctgaaattcggtaaaatgactTCGCTGGAGAGTTTTTgcgagtttagtgaccttttcggccacaaaaaaagtttagtgaccagagggtgccatttttaatagtttagtgaccttttgggCCATTCACTGCTAATATAATTGAGTAGGAGGCATAATAACTGAACGTAACAATTTTCGTAAGTGTGGCTGCAGCATTGTGGGAAAAATTACATAGGTCGGTACAGTAGCTACATGGGCAAAAATGAATTTGATCGCTAATATACTCATTGTATAGAGatcaaaagttttttaaaaaaaaaaattgcaaaaaaggTTTTTTCAATTGCCAGGCATATTGATtacaattttgattattttagatATGCAATATCAGACCTAGAGATGCGCAAAGAGTAATAACTGGATGCAAAACAAGTAAATACAGCGGAGTTTGTAAGCCTCTCGAATATATGAACAATTGCGTATGTC contains:
- the LOC113754639 gene encoding NF-X1-type zinc finger protein NFXL2-like isoform X1, which produces MATSNTTLLPPLSPPFSDSDSDSGTSSRQHQHTDLSSTIFKSYLELTGHQSSPQHQDLIKIQSFLTSSRSGALSCLICLERIKPTDPTWSCSSRCFAVFHLLCIQSWAHQSSNLAAARAASRAATLNDDTLRWHCPKCRIEYPKSQTPKYYYYFCGKLENPPHDPWILPHSCGEICGRPLTYNCGHECLLLCHPGPCPSCPKLVKTKCYCGAKEDVRRCGFKDFSCKGVCRKTLACGSHRCGEICHDGDCPMCRKKGVYKCQCGKVELERECCERIFRCENPCQKLLGCGRHVCERGCHKGNCGECPLQGKRTCPCGKRVYEGMACDVAVPLCGATCDKLLSCGFHRCPERCHRGPCIETCRTVVTKSCRCGSARKQSRFLVIKIQRRKKVDHILFDIFAPLLYSSTPY
- the LOC113754639 gene encoding NF-X1-type zinc finger protein NFXL2-like isoform X2; translation: MATSNTTLLPPLSPPFSDSDSDSGTSSRQHQHTDLSSTIFKSYLELTGHQSSPQHQDLIKIQSFLTSSRSGALSCLICLERIKPTDPTWSCSSRCFAVFHLLCIQSWAHQSSNLAAARAASRAATLNDDTLRWHCPKCRIEYPKSQTPKYYYYFCGKLENPPHDPWILPHSCGEICGRPLTYNCGHECLLLCHPGPCPSCPKLVKTKCYCGAKEDVRRCGFKDFSCKGVCRKTLACGSHRCGEICHDGDCPMCRKKGVYKCQCGKVELERECCERIFRCENPCQKLLGCGRHVCERGCHKGNCGECPLQGKRTCPCGKRVYEGMACDVAVPLCGATCDKLLSCGFHRCPERCHRGPCIETCRTVVTKSCRCGSARKQIPCYQDSTKEKG